A genomic segment from bacterium encodes:
- a CDS encoding MoaD/ThiS family protein, with the protein MTQVRVPTPLRKFTGGAEAVEAQGADVAALIRDLDSRHPGIRDRICDEQGAVRRFVNIFVNGEDIRFLQNLETPVKSGDEISIVPAIAGGR; encoded by the coding sequence ATGACCCAGGTTCGAGTGCCGACGCCGCTGCGCAAGTTCACCGGCGGGGCCGAAGCCGTGGAAGCCCAGGGAGCCGACGTGGCCGCGCTCATCCGTGATCTCGACAGCCGTCACCCGGGCATCCGCGATCGCATCTGCGACGAGCAGGGGGCCGTGCGCCGCTTCGTCAACATCTTCGTCAACGGTGAGGACATCCGCTTCCTTCAGAACCTCGAGACGCCGGTGAAGTCCGGCGACGAGATCTCGATCGTGCCGGCGATCGCCGGCGGACGGTGA
- a CDS encoding threonine synthase yields the protein MSYVTGLRCRECGAETPVAPLHVCETCFGPLEVVYDYAAIGKVLTRELIESRPRNLWRYRELLPVEGEPRIGMHSGYTPLVRADRLAEVLGVQELWVKDDSVNHPTFSYKDRVVSVAISKAVEFGFDTVSCASTGNLANSVSAHAARAGLNCYIFIPDDLEQGKVIGSTIYGPRAVAIRGNYDDVNRLCSEIADKYGWAFVNINVRPYYTEGAKTFGFEVAEQLGWKLPQHIVVPTAGGTILPKVAKAFKELRDLGLVEGDFKIYSAQAGGCAPVVQALHRQTDLIAPVKPQTIAKSIAIGNPADGFYVLKAVRESGGWGESVTDEEIVEGIKLLARTEGIFTEPAGGTTVAVTKKLIEQGRIPRDESIVISITGNGYKTLEAVTGNVEQPFRIPARLADFDELYARLRGTREATAV from the coding sequence ATGAGCTACGTGACGGGACTGCGCTGCCGCGAGTGCGGCGCCGAAACGCCGGTCGCGCCGCTGCACGTCTGCGAAACCTGCTTCGGGCCGCTGGAGGTCGTCTACGACTATGCGGCCATCGGCAAGGTGCTGACGCGCGAGCTGATCGAGAGCCGGCCGCGCAACCTCTGGCGCTACCGCGAGCTGCTCCCTGTCGAGGGCGAGCCCCGCATCGGCATGCACTCCGGCTACACGCCGCTCGTGCGCGCCGACCGCCTCGCCGAGGTTCTGGGCGTGCAGGAGCTCTGGGTGAAGGACGACTCCGTCAACCACCCGACGTTCTCCTACAAGGATCGCGTCGTCTCGGTGGCGATCTCGAAGGCCGTCGAATTCGGCTTCGACACGGTGTCGTGTGCGTCGACCGGCAACCTCGCCAACTCGGTGTCGGCGCACGCCGCCCGCGCGGGGCTCAACTGCTACATCTTCATCCCGGACGACCTCGAGCAGGGCAAGGTCATCGGCTCGACGATCTACGGGCCGCGCGCCGTCGCCATCCGCGGCAACTACGACGACGTGAACCGCCTGTGCAGCGAGATCGCCGACAAGTACGGCTGGGCCTTCGTCAACATCAACGTGCGGCCCTACTATACCGAGGGCGCCAAGACGTTCGGCTTCGAGGTCGCCGAGCAGCTCGGCTGGAAGCTGCCGCAGCACATCGTCGTCCCCACGGCCGGCGGCACGATCCTCCCGAAGGTCGCGAAGGCCTTCAAGGAGCTCCGCGACCTCGGCCTCGTCGAGGGCGACTTCAAGATCTACTCGGCGCAGGCAGGCGGCTGCGCACCGGTCGTGCAGGCCCTGCATCGCCAGACGGATCTCATCGCGCCCGTGAAGCCGCAGACGATCGCCAAGTCGATCGCCATCGGCAACCCGGCCGACGGCTTCTACGTGCTGAAGGCCGTGCGCGAGTCCGGCGGCTGGGGCGAGTCGGTCACCGACGAGGAGATCGTCGAGGGCATCAAGCTCCTCGCCCGCACCGAGGGCATCTTCACCGAGCCCGCGGGCGGCACCACGGTCGCCGTCACCAAGAAGCTCATCGAGCAGGGACGCATCCCGCGCGACGAGTCGATCGTCATCAGCATCACCGGCAACGGGTACAAGACGCTCGAGGCGGTCACGGGCAACGTCGAGCAGCCGTTCCGCATTCCCGCCCGGCTCGCCGACTTCGACGAGCTCTATGCCAGGCTCCGCGGCACCCGCGAGGCCACGGCCGTCTGA
- a CDS encoding HesA/MoeB/ThiF family protein has product MPHPDTFSLDHGRALVIGVGGLGSPAAMALAAAGVGTLGLMDPDVVEISNLHRQPLYDEADVGRPKVLAAAARLHDRHPALAIETEVRRFGADDEALLAGWDVVLDGTDTIAAKFTVNDAAVAAEVPLIHAGALGWRTQLLTVLPHGSACYRCLFEEAPPADEVPSCQEAGVLGPAVVLAGTLQAGEAVRILAHLEPAFRDRLLTIDTRTGTWRSVPLSRDPNCAACGDRHEVRAAQRSNHP; this is encoded by the coding sequence ATGCCCCATCCCGACACCTTCAGCCTCGACCATGGCCGCGCCCTCGTGATCGGCGTCGGCGGTCTCGGCAGCCCGGCGGCCATGGCCCTCGCGGCGGCGGGGGTCGGCACGCTCGGTCTCATGGACCCAGACGTCGTCGAGATCTCGAACCTGCACCGCCAGCCGCTCTACGACGAGGCGGATGTCGGGCGTCCCAAGGTGCTGGCAGCCGCCGCGCGGCTGCACGACCGGCACCCTGCCCTCGCCATCGAAACCGAGGTCCGCCGCTTCGGCGCCGACGACGAGGCGCTGCTCGCCGGCTGGGACGTCGTCCTCGACGGCACCGACACGATCGCCGCCAAGTTCACGGTCAACGATGCAGCGGTGGCGGCGGAGGTGCCGCTCATACACGCCGGCGCGCTCGGCTGGCGCACCCAGCTGCTGACGGTGCTGCCGCACGGCAGCGCCTGCTACCGCTGCCTCTTCGAGGAGGCCCCGCCCGCCGACGAGGTACCGTCCTGCCAGGAGGCCGGCGTGCTCGGGCCTGCCGTCGTCCTGGCCGGGACCCTCCAGGCCGGCGAGGCGGTCCGCATCCTCGCCCATCTCGAGCCGGCGTTCCGCGATCGGCTCCTCACCATCGACACCCGGACCGGGACGTGGCGCAGCGTCCCGCTGTCGCGCGATCCCAACTGCGCCGCCTGCGGCGACCGCCACGAGGTCCGGGCCGCGCAAAGGAGTAATCACCCATGA
- a CDS encoding outer membrane protein assembly factor BamD, with amino-acid sequence MRRTLPVVLVVSVLLALAGCAGKKPITPAADLWTQGSEAMDQESWDLAIEKYKALLDQYPFDPNAEQAELRIAQAYYFSNRYPEAIAAFGDFERMHPTSPNLAEIEYRRGLAYLAQHKTPDRDQQAVTNALGSFQNIVDRYPGTPWADRATLRIRECRESLAEHDAGIATFYLRRGSLRAAEARLRGLLRQYPDTDATAQTLWVFAAAWRDRDEPEEAHLALATLAYHRPELPIAAEARDKLATTGGVPAQDPMPALVARIDALAYTPERLAVPSTVSSYPERAGAGQPGAGR; translated from the coding sequence ATGCGGCGCACCCTGCCGGTCGTCCTCGTGGTCTCGGTCCTGCTCGCACTCGCCGGGTGCGCAGGCAAGAAGCCGATCACGCCGGCCGCCGACCTGTGGACGCAGGGGAGCGAGGCGATGGACCAGGAGTCCTGGGACCTCGCGATCGAGAAGTACAAGGCGCTGCTCGATCAGTACCCGTTCGATCCGAACGCCGAGCAGGCCGAGCTGCGGATCGCGCAGGCGTACTACTTCTCGAACCGCTACCCCGAGGCGATCGCGGCGTTCGGCGACTTCGAGCGCATGCACCCGACCAGTCCCAACCTCGCCGAGATCGAGTATCGCCGCGGCCTCGCCTACCTGGCCCAGCACAAGACGCCCGACCGCGACCAGCAGGCGGTCACGAACGCCCTCGGCTCGTTCCAGAACATCGTCGATCGCTACCCGGGAACCCCGTGGGCCGACCGCGCGACGCTGCGCATCCGCGAGTGCCGCGAGAGCCTGGCCGAGCACGACGCCGGCATCGCCACGTTCTACCTCCGGCGCGGCAGCCTCCGCGCCGCCGAGGCACGCCTGCGCGGCCTCCTGCGCCAGTATCCGGACACCGACGCGACGGCGCAGACACTATGGGTCTTCGCTGCGGCCTGGAGGGATCGGGACGAGCCCGAGGAGGCCCACCTCGCACTCGCTACCCTCGCCTACCACCGGCCCGAGCTGCCGATCGCGGCCGAGGCCCGGGACAAGCTGGCGACCACGGGTGGCGTCCCCGCGCAGGATCCGATGCCGGCCCTCGTCGCCCGCATCGATGCCCTCGCCTACACCCCGGAGCGGCTCGCCGTGCCGAGTACGGTGTCGTCGTACCCCGAGCGGGCGGGGGCCGGACAGCCCGGCGCCGGGCGGTGA
- the fabF gene encoding beta-ketoacyl-ACP synthase II: MHGPNGTRRRVVVTGVGLVTPLGTGTERNWEALVAGRSGVRGITRFDAARLPARVAGEVRDFDAAQWVEKKDLKKMDVFIHYAVAAAQMAVDDARLPLPLTRPERVGAIVGVGMGGLSTLEDAHGHLAALDIKKVSPFFVPRLIPNMAAGQISLRFGARGPSYCTTSACASGAHAIGDAVGFIREGRQDVVLAGGAEAPIGLLGVGGFLAMRALATSFNDEPERASRPFDARREGFVVAEGAGIMVLEALEHAQARGAPILAEVLGWGANCDAYHITQPSPQGGGAASCMQQALDDAGLASDAVGYVNAHGTSTPYNDQAETDALKTVFGAHAYRVAVSSTKSMTGHLLGAAGAVEAAFTVLALRRGVLPPTINLDEPDPGCDLDYVPNRAREVRVGAALSNSFGFGGTNVTLVFGQPTA, encoded by the coding sequence TTGCACGGACCAAACGGCACCCGACGACGGGTGGTCGTGACCGGCGTCGGTCTGGTCACGCCCCTCGGTACCGGCACCGAGCGCAACTGGGAGGCGCTCGTCGCAGGCCGATCCGGGGTGCGCGGCATCACCCGCTTCGACGCCGCCCGGCTGCCGGCCCGTGTCGCCGGCGAGGTTCGCGACTTCGACGCGGCCCAGTGGGTCGAGAAGAAGGACCTCAAGAAGATGGACGTCTTCATCCACTACGCCGTCGCCGCGGCGCAGATGGCGGTGGACGACGCCCGGCTGCCGTTGCCGCTCACCCGCCCGGAGCGTGTGGGCGCCATCGTGGGCGTGGGGATGGGCGGCCTATCGACGCTCGAGGATGCGCACGGCCACCTCGCCGCGCTCGACATCAAGAAGGTGTCGCCGTTCTTCGTGCCGCGCCTCATCCCGAACATGGCCGCGGGCCAGATCTCGCTGCGCTTCGGCGCGCGCGGCCCGAGCTACTGCACGACCAGCGCCTGCGCCTCCGGCGCGCACGCCATCGGCGACGCGGTGGGCTTCATCCGCGAGGGCCGGCAGGACGTCGTGCTCGCCGGCGGGGCCGAGGCGCCGATCGGCCTCCTCGGCGTGGGCGGCTTCCTGGCGATGCGTGCGCTCGCCACCAGCTTCAACGACGAGCCCGAGCGTGCCAGTCGCCCGTTCGACGCGCGCCGCGAGGGCTTCGTCGTCGCCGAAGGCGCCGGCATCATGGTGCTGGAGGCCCTCGAGCACGCGCAGGCGCGCGGCGCTCCCATCCTGGCGGAGGTGCTCGGGTGGGGCGCCAATTGCGACGCGTACCACATCACCCAGCCGTCGCCGCAGGGCGGCGGAGCCGCGAGCTGCATGCAGCAGGCGCTCGACGACGCCGGTCTCGCGTCCGATGCCGTCGGCTACGTGAACGCGCACGGCACCAGCACGCCCTACAACGACCAGGCCGAGACCGACGCCCTGAAGACGGTCTTCGGTGCGCACGCCTACCGGGTCGCCGTCAGCTCGACGAAGTCGATGACGGGGCACCTCCTCGGTGCGGCCGGAGCGGTCGAGGCGGCCTTCACGGTGCTGGCGCTTCGTCGCGGCGTGCTGCCGCCGACGATCAACCTCGACGAGCCCGATCCCGGGTGCGACCTCGACTACGTGCCGAACCGTGCTCGCGAGGTTCGGGTGGGGGCGGCGCTGTCGAACTCGTTCGGCTTCGGCGGCACCAACGTCACGCTGGTGTTCGGGCAACCCACGGCGTGA
- a CDS encoding P-loop NTPase, producing the protein MSPPSRPLLDRRLHVVVGKGGVGKTTVTAALARLQARRGLRTLAVEMDAAGRLPRLLGLATPPPAGAIVRVAPNLHVTSIEGRAALEEYLGMIVPVKRLLQSIFSSRVYQYFVAAAPGLKELMTVGKIWFEATREEDGRPVWDVLVVDAPATGHSLQVLRMPQAARDTFGAGLVQREAARIVSLLQDPTLTAVHLVTLPEEMPVTETLETEAQLRDQLGMPRGLVVANRVRGRHFDEALLGRLDAAAQATDGEGRALLHGVAARAREESGWAAIHAHYLGRLRAELGDAPLVELPFVFVEEFDAATLERLSRVLADGVATALGAPAAAGAAR; encoded by the coding sequence GTGAGCCCGCCGTCGCGGCCGCTGCTCGACCGCCGCCTCCACGTCGTGGTCGGCAAGGGCGGCGTGGGCAAGACGACCGTGACCGCCGCGCTCGCGCGGCTCCAGGCGCGGCGCGGGCTGCGTACGCTCGCCGTCGAGATGGACGCCGCGGGCCGTCTGCCCCGCCTGCTCGGGTTGGCCACGCCGCCCCCCGCCGGCGCGATCGTACGGGTGGCGCCGAATCTGCACGTGACGTCCATCGAGGGTCGCGCCGCGCTCGAGGAGTACCTCGGCATGATCGTGCCGGTGAAGCGGCTCCTGCAGTCCATCTTCTCGAGCCGCGTCTATCAGTACTTCGTCGCCGCGGCTCCGGGGCTGAAGGAGCTCATGACCGTCGGCAAGATCTGGTTCGAGGCGACGCGGGAGGAGGACGGCAGGCCCGTGTGGGACGTGCTCGTGGTCGACGCCCCGGCGACCGGCCACAGCCTCCAGGTGCTGCGCATGCCGCAGGCCGCCCGCGACACCTTCGGCGCCGGGCTCGTCCAGCGCGAGGCGGCGCGCATCGTGTCGCTGCTCCAGGATCCGACGCTCACGGCCGTCCATCTCGTGACCCTGCCCGAGGAGATGCCGGTCACCGAGACGCTCGAGACCGAGGCCCAGCTGCGCGACCAGCTCGGCATGCCGCGCGGCCTCGTCGTCGCCAACCGCGTCCGCGGTCGTCACTTCGACGAGGCGTTGCTGGGCCGCCTCGACGCCGCCGCGCAGGCGACGGACGGCGAGGGGCGGGCGTTGCTCCACGGGGTCGCGGCGCGCGCCCGCGAGGAGAGCGGCTGGGCCGCGATCCACGCGCACTACCTCGGGCGCCTGCGCGCGGAGCTCGGCGACGCGCCGCTCGTCGAGCTGCCGTTCGTGTTCGTCGAGGAGTTCGACGCGGCGACGCTCGAGCGTCTGTCGCGCGTGCTCGCAGACGGCGTCGCCACCGCGCTCGGCGCCCCCGCCGCCGCCGGGGCTGCGCGATGA
- a CDS encoding ArsA family ATPase encodes MTTLADVVRSHHVIVSAGSGGVGKTTVAASLGLWGALEGRRTVVLTIDPARRLAVSLGLKDLGSEPHRIPPDLLASGGLAARGELWAMMLDQKGAWDALVERHAPAEARERILANPFYQHLSQTFAGSQEYMAVEQLCELVDGGDWDLIVVDTPPTRHALDFLEAPQRLGDFLDKSVLKWFMRPLNAGWSALRVVNRTMSFLLQRLEQATGISALAEISDFFTSMSGLFDNFQARVDRAHEVLRGPETAFVVVTSAEEEVLGDAEYLGAKMAELRMPLRAVVVNRMHEEFRRGGRVEVGPEAREDVEQAVAAALGDPGTAARALAANFVDYQVLARGEQLRLDLFRRGLRRGVPLVRVPDFGRDVHDLGALAAMHRSLFGQA; translated from the coding sequence ATGACGACGCTCGCCGACGTGGTCCGCAGCCATCACGTCATCGTCTCCGCCGGCAGCGGCGGCGTCGGCAAGACGACGGTCGCTGCGTCGCTGGGGCTGTGGGGCGCCCTCGAGGGCCGGCGGACGGTCGTGCTCACCATCGACCCGGCGCGCCGGCTCGCCGTCTCGCTCGGCTTGAAGGACCTCGGCAGCGAGCCGCACCGCATCCCGCCGGACCTGCTCGCCTCCGGGGGGCTCGCGGCGCGCGGCGAGCTGTGGGCCATGATGCTCGACCAGAAGGGCGCCTGGGACGCGCTGGTCGAGCGCCATGCGCCGGCCGAGGCCAGGGAGCGCATCCTCGCGAACCCGTTTTACCAGCACCTTTCGCAGACGTTCGCGGGCTCGCAGGAGTACATGGCCGTGGAGCAGCTCTGCGAGCTGGTGGACGGCGGGGACTGGGACCTCATCGTCGTCGACACGCCGCCCACGCGGCACGCCCTCGACTTCCTCGAGGCGCCGCAGCGGCTCGGCGACTTCCTCGACAAGAGCGTGCTCAAGTGGTTCATGCGCCCGTTGAACGCCGGCTGGTCGGCGTTGCGTGTGGTGAACCGCACCATGAGCTTCCTGCTCCAGCGGCTCGAGCAGGCGACCGGCATCTCCGCGCTCGCCGAGATATCCGACTTCTTCACCAGCATGAGCGGGCTCTTCGACAACTTCCAGGCGCGAGTCGATCGCGCGCACGAGGTCCTGCGCGGTCCGGAGACGGCCTTCGTCGTCGTGACGAGCGCCGAGGAGGAGGTGCTCGGCGACGCCGAGTATCTCGGCGCCAAGATGGCGGAGCTGCGCATGCCGCTGCGCGCGGTGGTGGTGAACCGCATGCACGAGGAGTTCCGGCGCGGCGGTCGCGTCGAGGTCGGACCCGAGGCGCGTGAGGACGTGGAGCAGGCGGTCGCCGCCGCGCTCGGCGATCCCGGCACGGCAGCGCGCGCCCTCGCCGCGAACTTCGTCGACTACCAGGTGCTCGCGCGCGGTGAGCAGCTCCGGCTCGATCTCTTCCGGCGCGGCCTGCGCCGCGGCGTGCCGCTGGTACGCGTTCCCGATTTCGGGCGCGACGTGCACGACCTCGGTGCGCTCGCGGCCATGCACCGCTCGTTGTTCGGTCAGGCGTAG
- a CDS encoding succinate dehydrogenase/fumarate reductase iron-sulfur subunit, with protein MALNLKVWRQANAADAGRLVDYRLEGLSPDMSFLEMLDVLNEKLIREGKDPVAFDYDCREGICGSCGVMVNGVAHGPEPASTTCQLYIRSFRDGDTVVVEPFRARAFPVVKDLVVDRSAFDRIIAAGGYVSVDTGSAPEANMIAVPKAESDAAMDAAQCIGCGACVAACKNASAVLFTGAKIDHLVRLPQGTPERERRVARMVGQMETESFGACSNEGECQAVCPKSISVRVIQRMSREYVRASLKGY; from the coding sequence ATCGCCCTGAACCTCAAGGTGTGGCGCCAGGCCAACGCGGCCGACGCCGGGCGCCTGGTCGACTATCGTCTCGAGGGCCTCTCGCCCGACATGTCGTTCCTCGAGATGCTGGACGTCCTCAACGAGAAGCTGATCCGCGAGGGCAAGGATCCGGTCGCGTTCGACTACGACTGCCGCGAAGGCATCTGCGGCTCGTGCGGCGTCATGGTGAACGGCGTGGCGCACGGCCCCGAGCCGGCTTCGACCACCTGCCAGCTCTACATCCGCTCCTTCCGCGACGGCGACACCGTCGTCGTCGAGCCGTTCCGGGCCCGCGCCTTCCCGGTCGTGAAGGATCTGGTCGTCGACCGCAGCGCCTTCGACCGCATCATCGCCGCCGGCGGCTACGTCTCGGTCGACACCGGCAGTGCGCCCGAAGCCAACATGATCGCGGTTCCGAAGGCGGAGTCCGACGCTGCCATGGACGCCGCCCAGTGCATCGGCTGCGGCGCGTGCGTCGCCGCGTGCAAGAACGCCTCGGCGGTCCTCTTCACCGGCGCCAAGATCGACCACCTCGTTCGCCTCCCCCAGGGTACTCCCGAACGCGAGCGGCGGGTCGCCCGGATGGTCGGGCAGATGGAGACGGAAAGCTTCGGAGCCTGCTCGAACGAGGGCGAGTGCCAGGCGGTGTGCCCGAAGAGCATCTCGGTGCGGGTCATCCAGCGGATGAGCCGCGAGTACGTACGCGCGTCGCTGAAGGGCTACTGA
- a CDS encoding fumarate reductase/succinate dehydrogenase flavoprotein subunit yields the protein MTLDGRVPSGPLEGKWERHKFDMKLVNPANRRKHTVIVVGTGLAGASAAASLGELGYNVLAFTILDSPRRSHSIAAQGGINAAKNYKNDGDSVHRLFYDTVKGGDFRAREANVHRLAEISVHIIDQCVAQGVPFAREYGGLLDNRSFGGAQVSRTFYARGQTGQQLLLGAYQAMMRQVDRGQVKLFARREMLDLVLVDGRARGIVTRDLVTGELERWSADAVLLCTGGYGNVFFLSTNAGNSNVTANWRCTRRGAYFANPCFTQIHPTCIPVTGDYQAKLTLMSESLRNDGRVWVPKQARDQRPPQQIPEAERDYYLERRYPSFGNLVPRDVASRAAKAVCDEGRGVGATGLAVYLDFADAIKRLGEKTIRERYGNLFDMYRHITGENPYEVPMRIYPAVHYTMGGLWVDYELMSNVPGLFVLGEANFSDHGANRLGASALMQGLADGYFVIPYTLANYIASNKLPAVATDHAAFAEAAASVQQRIETVLAVNGSRTVQDFHRELGKLMWDYVGMSRTDAGLRTALARVRQLQQEYWQDVRVPGDRNNLNKQLELALRVADFLEFAEVMTFDALHRSESCGGHFREESQTPDGEAKRDDEHFCYVAAWEFRGAGTDPVLHQEPLTFENVHLAQRSYA from the coding sequence GTGACGCTGGACGGCAGGGTCCCCTCCGGTCCGCTCGAGGGCAAGTGGGAGCGGCACAAGTTCGACATGAAGCTGGTGAACCCGGCCAACCGCCGGAAGCACACCGTCATCGTCGTCGGCACCGGCCTCGCGGGCGCATCGGCGGCCGCGTCGCTGGGCGAGCTCGGATACAACGTCCTCGCCTTCACCATCCTCGACAGCCCGCGCCGGTCGCACTCGATCGCGGCCCAGGGTGGCATCAACGCCGCGAAGAACTACAAGAACGACGGCGACTCGGTGCACCGCCTCTTCTACGACACGGTGAAGGGCGGCGACTTCCGGGCCCGCGAGGCGAACGTCCACCGCCTGGCCGAGATCAGCGTCCACATCATCGACCAGTGCGTCGCCCAGGGCGTCCCGTTCGCGCGCGAATACGGCGGGCTGCTCGACAACCGGTCTTTCGGCGGCGCCCAGGTGTCGCGCACCTTCTACGCGCGCGGCCAGACGGGCCAGCAGCTCCTCCTCGGCGCCTACCAGGCGATGATGCGCCAGGTCGACCGCGGCCAGGTGAAGCTCTTCGCGCGGCGCGAGATGCTCGATCTCGTCCTCGTCGACGGCCGCGCCCGCGGCATCGTCACGCGCGACCTCGTCACCGGCGAGCTGGAGCGGTGGTCGGCCGACGCCGTGCTCCTCTGCACCGGCGGCTACGGCAACGTCTTCTTCCTGTCGACGAACGCCGGCAACTCGAACGTCACGGCCAACTGGCGCTGCACCCGCCGCGGCGCGTACTTCGCGAACCCGTGCTTCACGCAGATCCACCCGACCTGCATCCCGGTGACCGGCGACTACCAGGCCAAGCTCACCCTCATGAGCGAGAGCCTGCGCAACGACGGCCGCGTGTGGGTCCCGAAGCAGGCCAGGGACCAGCGCCCGCCGCAGCAGATCCCGGAGGCGGAGCGGGACTACTACCTCGAGCGCCGCTACCCGAGCTTCGGCAATCTCGTTCCCCGCGACGTCGCCTCGCGCGCCGCGAAGGCGGTCTGCGACGAGGGCCGCGGCGTCGGCGCGACGGGGCTCGCCGTCTACCTGGATTTCGCCGACGCCATCAAACGGCTCGGCGAGAAGACGATCCGCGAGCGCTACGGCAACCTGTTCGACATGTATCGGCACATCACGGGCGAGAATCCGTACGAGGTGCCGATGCGCATCTACCCCGCCGTCCACTATACGATGGGCGGCCTGTGGGTGGACTACGAGCTCATGAGCAACGTCCCCGGCCTCTTCGTGCTGGGCGAGGCGAATTTCTCCGACCACGGCGCCAACCGTCTCGGCGCGAGCGCTCTCATGCAGGGCCTCGCCGACGGCTACTTCGTGATCCCGTACACGCTCGCCAACTACATCGCGAGCAACAAGCTGCCCGCGGTCGCGACCGACCATGCGGCGTTCGCGGAGGCGGCGGCGAGCGTGCAGCAGCGCATCGAGACGGTGCTCGCCGTGAACGGCAGCCGCACCGTACAGGACTTCCACCGCGAGCTCGGCAAGCTCATGTGGGACTATGTCGGCATGTCGCGCACCGACGCGGGGCTGCGCACCGCCCTCGCCCGCGTGCGCCAGCTCCAGCAGGAGTACTGGCAGGACGTGCGCGTGCCCGGCGACCGCAACAACCTGAACAAGCAGCTGGAGCTCGCGTTGCGCGTCGCCGACTTCCTCGAGTTCGCCGAGGTCATGACCTTCGACGCGCTCCATCGCAGCGAATCGTGCGGCGGACATTTCCGCGAGGAGAGCCAGACGCCCGACGGCGAGGCCAAGCGCGACGACGAGCACTTCTGCTACGTCGCCGCCTGGGAATTCCGCGGCGCCGGCACCGATCCGGTCCTGCACCAGGAGCCCCTCACCTTCGAGAACGTCCACCTGGCGCAGCGGAGCTACGCGTAG
- a CDS encoding succinate dehydrogenase cytochrome b subunit, producing MSRVLKFLTGTIGQKVLMGLTGLALIGFLATHMSANLLVFVGPGAYNAYSHSLTSNPLIYLAEAGLAALFVAHLVSGIRVWLRNRAARPVAYQMKKRAGHTSHKSLASTTMILTGLVLLVFVPLHIRMFKFGPHYETPGEPGIRDLHRLVIEDFQNPLLVAWYVLAMGVVGFHLWHGFGSAFDSLGVAHRPAIRRTGQIVALAIAGGFTLVPVVVFFTGGRL from the coding sequence GTGTCTCGGGTGCTGAAATTCCTGACCGGTACCATCGGTCAGAAGGTCCTGATGGGCCTCACGGGGCTCGCCCTGATCGGGTTCCTCGCGACCCACATGAGCGCGAACCTGCTCGTCTTCGTCGGACCCGGCGCCTACAACGCCTACAGCCACTCGCTCACCTCCAACCCGCTCATCTATCTGGCAGAGGCCGGCCTGGCGGCGCTCTTCGTCGCCCATCTGGTGAGCGGCATTCGCGTCTGGCTGCGCAATCGTGCGGCGCGCCCCGTCGCCTACCAGATGAAGAAGCGCGCGGGACACACGAGCCACAAGAGTCTCGCGTCGACGACGATGATCCTCACCGGGCTCGTCCTGCTCGTCTTCGTGCCGCTGCACATCCGGATGTTCAAGTTCGGCCCCCACTACGAGACCCCGGGCGAGCCGGGCATCCGTGACCTCCACCGCCTGGTGATCGAGGATTTCCAGAACCCGTTGCTCGTCGCCTGGTACGTGCTGGCGATGGGCGTCGTCGGCTTCCACCTCTGGCACGGGTTCGGCAGCGCCTTCGACTCGCTCGGCGTGGCGCATCGTCCCGCGATCCGGCGCACGGGGCAGATCGTCGCCCTCGCGATCGCCGGCGGCTTCACGCTCGTTCCCGTCGTCGTGTTCTTCACCGGAGGTCGGCTGTGA
- a CDS encoding cytochrome C oxidase subunit IV family protein has protein sequence MSSAKSVAHEAEHASEHVVGIGMYLAIFVSLMVLTAITTAVAYVDLGALNNVVMLGIAVLKATLVVLFFMHVRFNSRLTQMFALCGFVWILLLFAFTVGDVATRGILR, from the coding sequence ATGAGCTCCGCCAAGTCCGTCGCCCACGAAGCCGAGCACGCGTCCGAGCACGTCGTCGGGATCGGGATGTATCTCGCGATCTTCGTCTCCCTGATGGTGCTGACGGCGATCACGACCGCCGTCGCCTACGTCGATCTCGGCGCGCTCAACAACGTCGTCATGCTCGGCATTGCCGTGCTGAAGGCGACGCTCGTCGTGCTGTTCTTCATGCACGTCCGGTTCAACAGCCGGCTGACGCAGATGTTCGCCCTCTGTGGGTTCGTATGGATCCTGCTGCTCTTCGCCTTCACGGTCGGCGACGTGGCGACCCGCGGCATCCTGCGCTGA